One Ascaphus truei isolate aAscTru1 chromosome 9, aAscTru1.hap1, whole genome shotgun sequence genomic region harbors:
- the NUAK2 gene encoding LOW QUALITY PROTEIN: NUAK family SNF1-like kinase 2 (The sequence of the model RefSeq protein was modified relative to this genomic sequence to represent the inferred CDS: deleted 1 base in 1 codon), with product MELREPGLRRQAVKRHLHKHNLKHRYQFLQSLGQGAYGRVKRARDNQGKEVAIKSIRKDRIKDERDLLHICRETEIMSSLCHPNIISIYEVFENSSKIVIVMEYASQGDLYDYISERQRLSEQEARTFFRQIVSAVQYCHANGIVHRDLKLENILLDENKNVKIADFGLSNIYHSDRYLQTYCGSLLYASPEIVNGKPYVGPEVDSWSLGVLLYILVHGSMPFDEQNHKKLVAQISCGAYKEPSRLSDASGLIRWLLMVNPERRASLSEVASHWWVNWGYRQPLSEPCKDSETPFSTVGGWLRRSSRPLWDNGSKVRCFLRQHLPGTTVARQCSLKRSKRENDMSRGVGFQGAQEKSPAVPPAPKKGILKKTQQCKSGYHSSPEHSEGTDQEGLEGSPPSLLPADSGVTQPCPSASGENQEPTTNGVRKGILKRNGKFSSAWAAPDLSFGALDCTLGDDKELAYPLTRERAPSSVSQESILSTESFELLDLPGGYRERAKGRARTRTMRGSVSAEDLLRLDRGEKGERTRLWDMSCYRGRVAESCLYLAAAEEEVKQVYRSAVSIGRELS from the exons ATGGAGCTCCGGGAGCCCGGTCTCCGCCGCCAGGCCGTGAAGCGGCATCTGCACAAACACAACCTGAAGCACCGCTACCAGTTCCTGCAGAGTCTGGGACAGGGGGCGTACGGCCGGGTGAAGCGGGCCCGGGACAACCAGGGgaaggag GTGGCCATCAAGTCGATCCGGAAGGACCGAATAAAGGACGAACGAGATCTTCTGCACATCTGCAGAGAGACGGAAATCATGAGCTCCCTCTGCCACCCCAACATCATCTCTATATACGAAG tgtttgAGAACAGCAGTAAGATTGTCATTGTAATGGAATACGCCAGCCAGGGCGACCTGTACGATTATATCAGCGAGCGGCAGCGTCTGAGCGAGCAGGAGGCG CGAACGTTCTTCCGGCAGATCGTGTCTGCTGTGCAGTACTGCCACgcg AATGGAATCGTGCATCGTGATCTGAAGCTGGAGAATATCCTTCTGGATGAGAACAAGAATGTGAAA ATTGCGGATTTTGGTCTGTCCAACATTTACCACTCGGACAGATACCTGCAGACGTACTGTGGGAGCCTGCTGTATGCCTCACCGGAAATAGTCAATGGCAAGCCGTATGTAGGACCTGAG GTGGATAGCTGGTCGCTGGGGGTACTTCTCTACATCCTGGTTCATGGCTCAATGCCGTTTGATGAACAGAACCACAAGAAGCTGGTGGCCCAGATTAGCTGCGGAGCCTACAAGGAACCCAGCCGCCTATCTG acGCCAGTGGTCTGATCCGGTGGCTGCTGATGGTGAACCCAGAGCGCCGGGCCAGCTTGTCCGAAGTCGCCTCTCACTGGTGGGTGAACTGGGGTTACCGCCAGCCGCTGAGTGAGCCCTGCAAGGACTCCGAAACCCCCTTCTCAACGGTGGGGGGTTGGTTGCGCCGCTCGTCCCGCCCGCTGTGGGACAATGGTTCAAAGGTGCGCTGTTTCCTGCGCCAGCACTTGCCGGGGACAACCGTCGCGAGACAGTGCTCCCTCAAACGTTCCAAGAGGGAGAATGACATGAGTCGCGGGGTGGGCTTCCAGGGGGCACAGGAGAAATCACCCGCGGTGCCACCTGCGCCCAAGAAGGGCATCCTTAAGAAGACCCAGCAATGTAAGTCTGGTTACCATTCCTCTCCGGAGCACAGCGAGGGTACAGACCAAGAGGGTCTGGAGGGATCACCCCCCTCTCTGCTGCCCGCTGACTCAGGTGTGACCCAGCCATGCCCCTCTGCTTCTGGGGAGAACCAGGAACCCACCACTAATGGTGTCAGGAAGGGGATTCTCAAACGCAACGGCAAGTTTTCCTCTGCCTGGGCAGCCCCGGACTTATCCTTCGGGGCTCTGGACTGTACCCTGGGGGACGACAAGGAGCTGGCCTACCCGCTGACACGGGAGAGGGCGCCGTCCTCCGTCAGCCAGGAGAGCATCCTCTCCACGGAGTCCTTCGAGTTGTTGGACTTGCCAGGTGGGTACAGGGAacgggcgaagggcagggcccgGACCCGGACCATGCGGGGCAGCGTCTCCGCCGAAGACCTTCTGCGGCTCGacagaggggagaaaggggagagaaccCGGCTCTGGGACATGAGCTGCTACCGGGGGCGGGTGGCTGAGAGCTGCCTGTATTTggcagcagcagaagaggaggtgAAGCAGGTGTACAGGAGTGCTGTGAGTATTGGGCGGGAGCTGAGCTGA